The Xanthomonas indica genome has a segment encoding these proteins:
- a CDS encoding DUF3888 domain-containing protein, translating to MQSLQPSVTAEAPWVAFHQTLTTGMVMLFKPLRRDLTESSRRCEFCPNLLTSLKAYVLEEEGTGRTVYAGPKCAAGNIASKYTLAGIPDLTKFTLSKNDGEGRVGGNGASGISKAIDPSRHALEYLLLREGKLAKDMNLSYPVLKEYYSKSLTESLTDAEILHVNRIEAKAPEKFKLANLQKCYNYLFWIDVAIERLPNDKADFLGAIRAALLKNGSISMGQKVAVNKWLAKIPGVPQLK from the coding sequence GTGCAATCATTGCAACCATCCGTGACAGCAGAAGCGCCCTGGGTAGCTTTTCATCAGACTCTAACTACAGGAATGGTCATGCTTTTTAAACCACTGCGAAGAGACCTTACGGAATCATCCAGGCGTTGCGAATTTTGCCCAAATTTACTCACCTCATTAAAAGCCTACGTCCTCGAAGAGGAGGGGACAGGGCGGACTGTGTATGCCGGACCAAAGTGCGCAGCAGGTAATATTGCTTCTAAATACACTTTGGCGGGAATTCCAGATCTTACGAAATTCACACTATCCAAAAACGATGGAGAAGGTCGGGTTGGTGGAAATGGTGCTTCTGGTATTAGTAAAGCCATAGATCCGAGTCGACATGCTCTTGAGTATCTACTCCTTCGCGAAGGAAAGTTGGCGAAGGATATGAATTTATCGTATCCAGTACTCAAAGAGTATTACTCCAAGTCGCTGACCGAATCACTTACCGACGCCGAAATTCTGCACGTAAATCGTATCGAAGCTAAGGCCCCAGAAAAATTTAAGCTCGCCAATCTTCAAAAATGTTACAACTATCTTTTTTGGATAGACGTAGCTATAGAACGACTGCCTAATGATAAGGCAGATTTTCTCGGTGCCATCAGGGCGGCGCTATTAAAAAACGGTAGCATCTCAATGGGGCAAAAAGTCGCTGTAAATAAGTGGCTTGCCAAAATTCCCGGCGTTCCCCAACTCAAGTAG